Proteins encoded together in one Lathamus discolor isolate bLatDis1 chromosome 3, bLatDis1.hap1, whole genome shotgun sequence window:
- the LOC136009659 gene encoding putative methyltransferase DDB_G0268948, with the protein MATQMFEAREHAAIYQKYRFAPGKELQRTILTYLQEKSINPAELVVDVGCGSGQGTRFLAQHFKKVVGTDISEAQIQEAKGGPSMPNVSYLVCPAEELPFEDSSVDLLTSFTAAHWFDTGKFMREAKRVVRPGGCMAISTYTVDMSLHYGKCSEKLTQVFRECWDLLLKYSHHRIKLVLEDYKEIFEALPFPDKKRITDIFDKIPMTVAGVVGYLESSSPYQAFMKNDPEAAKSLLQETEKRMLEMMGVSFRETPVEFWVRHVCVLGCNAR; encoded by the exons ATGGCCACCCAGATGTTCGAGGCCAGGGAACATGCAGCCATCTACCAGAAATACAGGTTTGCACCGGGCAAAGAGCTGCAGCGAACCATTCTCACCTACCTGCAGGAGAAG AGTATAAACCCTGCTGAGCTGGTGGTAGATGTCGGCTGTGGGTCTGGACAAGGCACCCGGTTCCTTGCGCAGCACTTCAAGAAAGTGGTGGGAACGGACATCAGCGAAGCACAGATCCAGGAGGCCAAGGGGGGCCCCTCCATGCCCAATGTCTCCTACct tgtgtgccctgcagaggagctgccgtTCGAGGATTCCTCAGTGGACCTCCTGACATCGTTCACCGCTGCGCATTGGTTTGATACTGGGAAGTTCATGAGGGAAGCAAAGCGTGTGGTCAGGCCAGGTGGTTGCATGGCCATCAGCACCTACACCGTGGACATGAGTCTGCACTATGGAAAGTGCTCTGAAAAACTGACCCAGGTCTTCAGGGAG TGCTGGGacctgcttttaaaatactcaCATCACAGAATAAAACTTGTCTTGGAAGACTACAAAGAGATCTTCGAGGCCTTGCCATTCCCAGACAAGAAAAG AATTACCGATATCTTTGATAAAATTCCCATGACCGTCGCTGGTGTGGTGGGTTACTTAGAGTCATCTTCTCCATATCAAGCCTTTATGAAGAATGACCCTGAAGCTGCAAAATCCCTCCTCCAAGAGACAGAAAAGAG gatgctggagatgatgggaGTTTCTTTTCGTGAGACCCCTGTGGAGTTCTGGGTGAGGCACGTCTGTGTGCTGGGGTGCAATGCACGGTGA
- the LOC136011050 gene encoding interferon lambda-3-like, which yields MLSLSFIVLLALVVGTSLGAAIPPDALKRSCSLSKYQFLVPHELKAVQKMKEHFEDIMLLSGHKCNTRLFHRKWSTPELSVPDRVMLVEAELDLAIAVLGLPAAPRLAELRQQPLAFLTQAREDLQGCVAMEAPSYHPSGKLRHWLQRLQMAKETETAGCLEASAILHLFQVLNDLRCAALREQCT from the exons ATGCTGTCCCTCAGCTTCATCGTCCTGCTGGCGCTGGTGGTAGGGACCAGCCTCGGGGCTGCCATCCCCCCGGATGCCCTCAAGAGGAGCTGCAGCCTCTCCAAGTACCAGTTCCTCGTGCCCCATGAGCTGAAGGCTGTGCAGAAGATGAAGGAGCACTTT GAGGACATCATGCTGCTGTCGGGCCACAAATGCAACACCAGGCTCTTCCATCGGAAGTGGAGCACGCCAGAGCTGTCG GTGCCCGACCGAGTGATGCTGGTGGAAGCCGAGCTGGACCTGGCCATCGCTGTGCTGGGGCTCCCCGCTGCGCCCAGGCTCGCGGAGCTGCGCCAGCAGCCCCTGGCCTTCCTCACCCAGGCCCGGGAGGACCTGCAAGGCTGT GTGGCCATGGAGGCTCCTTCTTATCATCCCTCCGGGAAACTGCGGCActggctgcagaggctgcagatgGCCAAGGAAACA GAGACCGCCGGCTGCCTGGAGGCCTCAGCCATCCTTCACCTCTTCCAAGTCCTGAACGACCTGCGGTGTGCAGCCCTCCGGGAGCAATGCACTTAG